One Mesoplodon densirostris isolate mMesDen1 chromosome X, mMesDen1 primary haplotype, whole genome shotgun sequence genomic region harbors:
- the ARMCX6 gene encoding protein ARMCX6, with the protein MGRAREVGWMAAGLMIGAGACYCVYKLTIGRDDSEKLEEEEEEWDDEQELDEEEPEIWFDFTTMARPWSEDGDWTEPGAPGGTEDRPSGGGKANRTHPAKQRPFPYERKNTWSAQSFKNFSCVLGLSKCPFVQGKVLLAQPQDTGFSFSHDVNSHLASLSIAGNTIRMPDPAVEAFCAPDNLKASVENQRQIKMYINEVCRETVSLCCNSFLQQAGLNLLIIMTVINNMLAKSVSDLKFPLIPEGSECAEGHVLKPLMGLSEKPVVAGELLGAQMLLSSLSLSIRNANRQFLPEIPAS; encoded by the coding sequence CTCGGGAAGTGGGTTGGATGGCAGCAGGACTGATGATTGGGGCAGGTGCCTGCTACTGCGTTTACAAACTAACCATAGGAAGAGATGACAGTGAGAagttggaggaggaggaagaggaatgggATGATGAACAGGAGCTTGATGAGGAGGAGCCTGAGATTTGGTTTGATTTCACAACTATGGCTCGGCCCTGGAGTGAGGATGGGGATTGGACTGAACCTGGGGCCCCTGGTGGGACCGAGGACAGGCCTTCAGGTGGGGGCAAGGCCAACCGAACACATCCAGCAAAACAGCGCCCATTCCCTTATGAACGTAAAAATACTTGGAGTGCTCAAAGCTTTAAAAATTTCAGTTGTGTTCTTGGCCTCTCCAAGTGCCCTTTCGTTCAGGGAAAAGTGTTGTTAGCTCAGCCCCAGGACACTGGTTTTTCATTTAGCCACGATGTCAATAGTCATTTGGCCAGCCTCTCCATTGCTGGAAACACGATCCGTATGCCCGACCCTGCTGTTGAGGCTTTCTGTGCCCCGGATAACTTGAAAGCCAGTGTTGAAAATCAGCGCCAGATTAAGATGTACATCAACGAAGTGTGTCGGGAGACTGTGTCACTTTGCTGCAACTCATTTCTGCAGCAGGCcggattaaatttgttaataatCATGACAGTTATTAATAACATGCTTGCCAAGTCCGTTTCAGACTTGAAGTTTCCTTTGATACCAGAGGGAAGTGAATGTGCTGAGGGGCACGTTCTGAAACCCTTGATGGGTTTGTCTGAAAAGCCAGTCGTGGCGGGTGAGTTGCTGGGAGCCCAAATGTTGCTCTCCTCCCTGTCCCTCTCTATCAGGAACGCAAACAGACAGTTTCTCCCAGAAATCCCGGCCTCTTAA
- the LOC132481585 gene encoding protein ARMCX6-like, with protein MGNTENFSCVLGLSKCPFIQGKVLLAQPRDTGFSFSHDVNSHLASLSIAGNTIRMPDPAVEAFCAPDNLKASVENQRQIKMYINEVCRETVSLCCNSFLQQAGLNLLIIMTVINNMLAKSVSDLKFPLIPEGSECAEGHVLKPLMGLSEKPVVAGELLGAQMLLSSLSLSIRNANRQFLPEIPAS; from the exons ATGGGCA ATACTGAAAATTTCAGTTGTGTTCTTGGCCTCTCCAAGTGCCCTTTCATTCAGGGAAAAGTGTTGTTAGCTCAGCCCCGGGACACTGGTTTTTCATTTAGCCACGATGTCAATAGTCATTTGGCCAGCCTCTCCATTGCTGGAAACACGATCCGTATGCCCGACCCTGCTGTTGAGGCTTTCTGTGCCCCGGATAACTTGAAAGCCAGTGTTGAAAATCAGCGCCAGATTAAGATGTACATCAACGAAGTGTGTCGGGAGACTGTGTCACTTTGCTGCAACTCATTTCTGCAGCAGGCcggattaaatttgttaataatCATGACAGTTATTAATAACATGCTTGCCAAGTCCGTTTCAGACTTGAAGTTTCCTTTGATACCAGAGGGAAGTGAATGTGCTGAGGGGCACGTTCTGAAACCCTTGATGGGTTTGTCTGAAAAGCCAGTCGTGGCGGGTGAGTTGCTGGGAGCCCAAATGTTGCTCTCCTCCCTGTCCCTCTCTATCAGGAACGCAAACAGACAGTTTCTCCCAGAAATCCCGGCCTCTTAA